In Miscanthus floridulus cultivar M001 unplaced genomic scaffold, ASM1932011v1 fs_366_2_3, whole genome shotgun sequence, a single window of DNA contains:
- the LOC136531529 gene encoding CASP-like protein 1U3, which yields MYDEEKKESKWATAVSIAGRIAGMGLAVAAAVLMATASQCTVYAAYGARPRTVTYSDFPPFVYLVGAASIAAFLEAIAIFLVVWKKGKDKTAKVLMPLLGVAVPALLYSATGAAFAAVSDMSYCSANGRRVSVCAGGIGGSNFCSQVHISVYLSLAAAVAVSVAEVIRGVGGSASGGDSDSDSSSSSESGGCDHGCHHKH from the coding sequence ATGTACGACGAGGAGAAGAAGGAATCCAAGTGGGCGACGGCGGTGAGCATCGCCGGCCGCATCGCGGGCATGGgcctggcggtggcggcggcggtgctgatGGCCACGGCGAGCCAGTGCACCGTGTACGCGGCTTATGGCGCGCGGCCGCGGACTGTCACCTACAGCGACTTCCCGCCCTTCGTCTACCTGGTGGGCGCCGCCTCCATTGCGGCGTTCCTAGAGGCCATCGCCATCTTCCTCGTCGTGTGGAAGAAGGGCAAGGACAAGACGGCCAAGGTGCTCATGCCGTTGCTGGGCGTCGCCGTGCCCGCGCTGCTCTACTCGGCGACCGGGGCCGCGTTCGCGGCGGTGTCCGACATGTCCTACTGCTCCGCCAACGGCAGGCGCGTCAGCGTCTGCGCCGGCGGCATCGGCGGCAGCAACTTCTGCAGCCAGGTGCATATCTCCGTCTACCTCTCGCTGGCCGCGGCCGTCGCCGTGTCCGTCGCCGAGGTGATCAGGGGCGTCGGAGGCTCGGCGTCCGGTGGAGATTCGGACTCGGACTCCAGCTCCAGCTCTGAGTCCGGCGGTTGTGACCATGGGTGCCATCACAAGCATTAG